Proteins co-encoded in one Neofelis nebulosa isolate mNeoNeb1 chromosome 2, mNeoNeb1.pri, whole genome shotgun sequence genomic window:
- the LOC131503082 gene encoding small ribosomal subunit protein uS11-like, whose translation MAPLKGKEKKEEQVISLRSQVAEGENVFGVHHIFASFSDTIVQVTDLSGKETICFVTSEMKVKADRDESSPFAAMLAAQDVAQRYKELGTASLHIQLQATGANRTKIPGPGAQSALRAIVHSGMKIGQIEEATPIPSDSTCRKGGCCGHRL comes from the coding sequence ATGGCACCTctcaaggggaaggaaaagaaggaagaacaggtCATCAGCCTCAGATCTCAAGTGGCTGAAGGAGAAAATGTGTTTGGTGTCCACCACATCTTTGCATCCTTCAGTGACACTATTGTCCAGGTCACTGATCTTTCTGGCAAGGAAACCATCTGCTTTGTGACTAGTGAGATGAAGGTGAAGGCTGACCGAGATGAGTCCTCTCCCTTTGCTGCCATGTTGGCTGCCCAGGATGTAGCCCAAAGGTACAAGGAGCTGGGCACCGCTTCCCTCCACATCCAACTCCAGGCCACAGGAGCAAATAGGACCAAGATCCCTGGCCCTGGAGCCCAGTCAGCCCTCAGAGCCATTGTCCACTCAGGAATGAAGATCGGGCAGATTGAGGAAGCCACTCCCATCCCCTCTGATAGCACCTGTAGGAAGGGGGGTTGCTGTGGTCACCGTCTATGA